Proteins from a genomic interval of Tenacibaculum sp. SZ-18:
- a CDS encoding ATP-binding cassette domain-containing protein, producing the protein MVGLSGSGKSTLFKILLKHYDTYEGSVLLGNQNLHNISASAWRSISGAVLQDGVIFDGTIAKNITLGSSVSDKEKLRHVSEITNCFDFISKFPLGFNTIIGGRIGLQLSAGEMQRILIARALYKDPDFFFR; encoded by the coding sequence ATAGTAGGATTAAGTGGAAGTGGAAAAAGTACTTTGTTTAAAATTCTATTGAAACATTATGATACATATGAAGGTAGTGTGTTACTAGGTAATCAAAATTTACATAATATCTCTGCATCAGCTTGGCGTTCAATTTCTGGAGCCGTATTACAAGATGGTGTTATTTTTGATGGTACAATAGCTAAAAATATTACGCTGGGTTCTTCTGTAAGTGATAAAGAGAAACTTCGACATGTTAGCGAAATAACTAATTGTTTTGATTTTATTTCAAAATTTCCTTTAGGATTTAATACTATCATTGGAGGAAGAATTGGACTGCAGTTAAGTGCCGGTGAAATGCAGCGAATTTTGATAGCTCGAGCTTTATATAAAGATCCTGATTTTTTTTTTAGATGA